One Glandiceps talaboti chromosome 20, keGlaTala1.1, whole genome shotgun sequence genomic region harbors:
- the LOC144450436 gene encoding frizzled-2-like, whose protein sequence is MANGKRTNLWWISAFVISLVNVVVCQQYDAALNALQHHGRCEPITIPLCQDIQYNETIMPNLLNHQKQDEAGLEVHQFFPLVKVECSVDLRFFLCAMYAPVCTVLEKPLPPCKSLCTSARNGCEALMNRFGFQWPDRLNCDTFPEQSSGELCVGQNRSVPTQMPTEKPNNASTTQPSEYAQHPFTCPEELRVPVNLDYSFLGAEGCGAPCENMFFNEEAQIEFARIWIGIWSILCAASTLFTVSTFLIDMPRFRYPERPIIFLSACYFMVSLTYVVGFVSYTIQDEIACNLPFEVGGWATAVQGTKKEGCTILFMILYFFSMASSIWWVILSLTWFLAAGMKWGHEAIEANSQYFHLAAWSVPAVKTIAILAMSEVDGDVLAGVCFVGFTNVDALRGFVLAPLFLYLLIGTSFLLAGFVALYRIRTFMKHDGTKTDKLEKLMIRIGIFSVLYTVPATIVIACYFYEQANRDLWEYTWIVENCASLRFACPYGGGAKPMDGLAEPDFTVFMIKYLMLLIVGITSGFWIWSGKTINSWRKFYLRLFHHRRDETTV, encoded by the coding sequence ATGGCTAACGGGAAAAGAACGAATTTGTGGTGGATTTCGGCGTTCGTGATCAGCTTagtgaatgttgttgtttgtCAGCAATACGACGCAGCGTTGAATGCACTACAACATCATGGCCGATGCGAACCGATCACCATACCGTTGTGTCAAGACATCCAGTATAATGAAACGATCATGCCAAATTTATTGAACCATCAAAAGCAAGACGAGGCTGGACTAGAAGTACACCAGTTTTTCCCACTGGTCAAGGTAGAATGTTCCGTGGATTTGAGATTTTTCCTGTGCGCAATGTATGCGCCTGTGTGTACCGTTTTAGAGAAGCCGCTACCTCCGTGTAAATCGTTGTGCACGAGTGCGCGAAATGGCTGTGAAGCACTCATGAACAGATTTGGTTTCCAGTGGCCTGATCGTCTAAATTGTGATACGTTCCCAGAACAGTCATCAGGGGAGCTTTGTGTCGGGCAAAATCGTTCCGTTCCGACCCAAATGCCAACAGAGAAACCCAACAACGCTAGTACAACCCAACCATCGGAATATGCCCAGCACCCGTTCACTTGTCCTGAAGAATTGCGTGTACCGGTGAATCTGGATTACAGCTTCCTGGGAGCGGAGGGATGTGGTGCTCCGTGCGAAAACATGTTCTTCAACGAAGAAGCACAAATAGAATTCGCTCGGATTTGGATTGGCATTTGGTCGATACTATGTGCTGCATCGACACTGTTTACGGTTAGTACATTTCTGATTGACATGCCACGATTTCGCTACCCCGAAAGGCCCATTATATTTTTATCCGCGTGTTATTTTATGGTCTCACTAACTTATGTCGTGGGTTTCGTCTCGTATACAATTCAAGATGAAATAGCATGCAACCTTCCTTTCGAAGTAGGTGGTTGGGCCACAGCCGTACAGGGTACGAAAAAAGAAGGCTGTACGATTCTCTTCATGATTTTGTACTTCTTCAGTATGGCATCATCGATTTGGTGGGTCATTTTAAGTTTGACCTGGTTCCTTGCGGCTGGAATGAAATGGGGCCATGAAGCCATCGAGGCCAACTCGCAGTATTTTCATTTAGCAGCCTGGTCTGTACCCGCTGTTAAGACAATTGCTATCCTCGCCATGTCGGAGGTGGATGGAGATGTCCTCGCCGGTGTCTGTTTCGTTGGATTTACGAATGTCGACGCTCTTCGTGGATTTGTACTTGCGCCACTGTTCCTGTACCTCTTGATCGGAACGTCATTTCTACTGGCTGGATTCGTCGCTCTCTACCGCATCCGAACATTCATGAAGCACGATGGAACAAAGACGGACAAACTTGAAAAACTAATGATACGCATCggtatattttctgttttgtacacCGTTCCTGCCACTATAGTTATTGCATGTTATTTTTACGAACAAGCGAACAGAGACTTATGGGAATATACCTGGATTGTGGAAAACTGCGCCAGTCTTCGTTTCGCATGTCCGTACGGAGGCGGTGCGAAACCCATGGATGGACTCGCCGAACCAGATTTTACCGTgtttatgataaaatatttaatgcttTTAATCGTAGGTATTACAAGTGGATTCTGGATATGGTCCGGAAAGACAATTAATTCGTGGCGGAAATTTTACCTCCGATTATTCCATCACCGGCGGGACGAGACAACGGTCTGA